Proteins from one Halovivax limisalsi genomic window:
- a CDS encoding mechanosensitive ion channel family protein gives MNAESLVGASGIFAELSPVQTTVLLLAGSLALAVALEFVFLRGLLRVTDRTKTTYDDIVVGELRLPLVLTAALAGVFVLTQVPSVRANVLFEPAQLETFFGKPSLSIIIVAWAVALNRTVNRLVDAVNAEDSRFDFAPVFSNVWTLVVAGGTVVVILSVWGYSISPLLGAAGVAGIAVGFAARDTVANFFGGIALYFDDTYKIGDYVELDSGDAGTVVKVGVRSTTLMMRDEVLVTVPNSVLNASRVINHSGPQRRCRLKAPIGVAYGTDIDAFEALALDIAAEESLVLDSPTPRMRFRAFGDSALEYELLCWVSSPTRVKKAHHQLNRALYKRLQKAGIEIPFPQRDVHVVSETETDPSPTRSATEGVTVTHDDAATGGS, from the coding sequence ATGAATGCTGAATCGCTGGTCGGCGCGAGCGGGATCTTCGCGGAACTCTCGCCGGTGCAAACGACGGTCCTCCTCCTCGCCGGCTCGCTGGCCCTCGCGGTCGCTCTCGAGTTCGTCTTCCTTCGGGGACTCCTCCGCGTGACCGACCGCACGAAGACGACCTACGACGACATCGTCGTCGGCGAGCTCAGGCTGCCGCTCGTGCTGACGGCGGCGCTGGCCGGCGTGTTCGTGCTCACGCAGGTCCCCTCGGTCCGGGCGAACGTCCTCTTCGAGCCGGCCCAGCTCGAGACGTTCTTCGGCAAGCCGTCGCTGTCGATCATCATCGTGGCGTGGGCCGTCGCGCTCAATCGGACGGTCAACCGCCTCGTCGACGCGGTCAACGCGGAGGACTCGCGATTCGACTTCGCGCCCGTGTTCTCGAACGTGTGGACGCTCGTCGTCGCGGGCGGGACGGTCGTCGTCATCCTGTCGGTCTGGGGGTACAGCATCTCGCCGCTCCTGGGGGCCGCCGGCGTGGCCGGCATCGCGGTCGGCTTCGCAGCTCGCGATACCGTGGCCAACTTCTTCGGGGGCATCGCGCTGTACTTCGACGACACGTACAAGATCGGCGACTACGTCGAGCTGGATTCGGGCGACGCTGGGACGGTCGTGAAGGTCGGCGTCCGGTCGACGACGCTCATGATGCGCGACGAAGTCCTCGTCACCGTCCCGAACTCGGTGTTGAACGCCTCGCGGGTGATCAATCACTCCGGGCCCCAGCGGCGGTGTCGACTCAAAGCCCCGATCGGCGTCGCCTACGGCACCGACATCGACGCGTTCGAGGCGCTGGCGCTCGACATCGCCGCCGAGGAGTCGCTCGTGCTCGACTCGCCGACGCCCAGGATGCGCTTTCGCGCGTTCGGCGACTCGGCGCTGGAGTACGAGTTGCTGTGCTGGGTGAGTTCGCCGACGCGCGTCAAGAAGGCCCACCACCAGCTCAACCGGGCGTTGTACAAGCGCCTGCAGAAGGCGGGGATCGAGATCCCCTTCCCGCAGCGCGACGTCCACGTCGTCTCCG
- the mutL gene encoding DNA mismatch repair endonuclease MutL yields the protein MDGDTDIHQLDEETVARIAAGEVVERPASAVKELVENSLDADATRIDVTVEAGGTELIRVADDGQGMTEADLRAAVRQHTTSKIADLADLEGGVTTLGFRGEALHTIGSVSRLRIKSRPRASGDDDADTAGDDPAVGTELVYEGGEVTSVEPVGCPEGTSVEVTDLFYNTPARRKFLKTKATEFAHVNRVVTRYALANPDVAISLSHDGREVFATTGQGDLQAAVLAVYGREVASSMIEVAADGEALPPGPVESVTGLVSHPETNRSTREYLATYVNGRAVTADAVREGIMGAYGAQLGSDRYPFVVCFLSVPGDAVDVNVHPRKREVRFDDGDAVRRQVDAAVESALLDHGLLRSGAPRGRSAPDEARVEPGTGDRRNGQERALSERQETANEPAGDVSTTGDDGRNADPSADAGGVEEVAASVEDEPPGPDHVGREDSADGDASDREGDGATDRRAAASSGRPDSERDTGQPTDSSTGAPDRTGRDARAAPADAAGASGDGSTRERGPAPDPDRKFDAGTDQRTLDGEAASIDGDFETLPPMRVLGQLHDTYIVCETPEGLALVDQHAADERVNYERLRRAVAENPAAQALAEPVELELTAAESAAFADAAEALTRLGFRADRVDERTVAVTAVPAVFDETVEPAQLRDVLASIVGGDDASGAETVDELADAFLGDLACYPSITANSSLHEGSVVDLLSALDDCRNPYACPHGRPVVVQLDESELEDRFERDYPGHGG from the coding sequence ATGGACGGAGACACCGACATCCACCAGCTCGACGAGGAGACGGTCGCGCGCATCGCGGCCGGCGAGGTCGTCGAGCGCCCCGCGAGCGCGGTGAAAGAGCTCGTCGAGAACAGCCTCGACGCCGACGCAACCAGGATCGACGTCACCGTCGAGGCGGGCGGCACGGAGCTGATCCGCGTGGCCGACGACGGCCAGGGGATGACCGAGGCGGACCTGCGCGCGGCGGTTCGCCAGCACACGACGAGCAAGATCGCCGACCTGGCGGACCTCGAGGGCGGCGTCACTACGCTCGGCTTTCGCGGCGAGGCCCTGCACACGATCGGTTCGGTCTCGCGCCTTCGCATCAAGAGTCGGCCGCGAGCGAGCGGTGATGACGACGCCGACACGGCCGGAGATGACCCCGCCGTCGGCACGGAACTCGTCTACGAGGGCGGCGAGGTGACGAGCGTCGAACCGGTCGGCTGCCCGGAGGGGACGTCGGTCGAGGTGACCGACCTCTTCTACAACACGCCCGCCCGGCGGAAGTTCCTCAAGACGAAAGCGACGGAGTTCGCCCACGTCAACCGCGTCGTGACCCGGTACGCGCTGGCCAATCCGGACGTGGCCATCTCGCTGTCCCACGACGGCCGCGAGGTGTTCGCCACGACCGGCCAGGGCGATCTGCAGGCCGCGGTACTCGCCGTCTACGGCCGCGAGGTCGCCTCGTCGATGATCGAGGTCGCGGCCGACGGCGAGGCGCTCCCGCCCGGACCCGTCGAATCGGTCACCGGACTCGTCTCGCACCCGGAGACGAACCGCTCGACACGCGAGTACCTGGCCACCTACGTCAACGGCCGCGCGGTCACCGCCGACGCCGTCCGCGAGGGGATCATGGGCGCATACGGCGCGCAACTCGGGTCGGATCGCTACCCGTTCGTCGTCTGCTTCCTCTCGGTTCCCGGCGACGCCGTCGACGTCAACGTCCACCCACGAAAGCGCGAGGTTCGCTTCGACGACGGGGACGCGGTCCGCCGGCAGGTCGACGCAGCCGTCGAATCCGCCCTGCTCGACCACGGGCTGCTCCGGTCGGGCGCGCCCCGCGGGCGGTCGGCTCCCGACGAGGCGCGCGTCGAACCGGGGACCGGCGACCGTCGAAACGGACAGGAGCGGGCGCTGAGCGAGCGCCAGGAGACGGCGAACGAGCCGGCCGGCGACGTATCGACGACGGGTGACGACGGTCGCAACGCCGACCCGTCCGCCGACGCAGGCGGCGTCGAGGAGGTGGCTGCATCCGTCGAAGACGAGCCGCCGGGGCCCGACCACGTCGGACGCGAGGACTCGGCCGACGGCGACGCATCGGATCGTGAGGGAGACGGCGCGACGGACCGGCGAGCAGCCGCGTCGAGTGGGCGGCCGGACTCGGAGCGGGATACTGGACAACCAACGGATTCGTCGACCGGTGCGCCCGATCGGACCGGGCGCGATGCGCGGGCGGCGCCCGCCGACGCGGCGGGCGCCAGCGGTGACGGTTCGACCAGGGAGCGTGGCCCAGCGCCGGATCCGGACCGGAAGTTCGACGCCGGGACGGACCAGCGAACCCTCGACGGCGAGGCGGCCTCGATCGACGGGGACTTCGAGACGCTGCCGCCGATGCGGGTCCTCGGACAACTGCACGACACGTACATCGTCTGCGAGACGCCGGAGGGTCTGGCCCTGGTCGACCAGCACGCGGCGGACGAGCGGGTGAACTACGAGCGCCTCCGGCGCGCGGTCGCGGAGAACCCCGCCGCGCAGGCGCTGGCCGAGCCCGTCGAACTCGAACTCACGGCGGCGGAGTCGGCCGCCTTCGCCGACGCGGCCGAGGCGCTCACCCGGCTCGGGTTCCGGGCCGACCGCGTCGACGAGCGGACGGTCGCCGTGACGGCCGTCCCCGCCGTCTTCGACGAGACGGTCGAGCCGGCGCAACTGCGCGACGTGCTCGCCTCGATCGTGGGCGGCGACGACGCCAGCGGCGCCGAGACCGTCGACGAGCTGGCCGACGCGTTCCTCGGCGACCTCGCGTGCTACCCGTCGATCACCGCCAACTCCTCGCTGCACGAGGGGTCGGTCGTCGACCTGCTGTCCGCGCTCGACGACTGCCGGAATCCGTACGCCTGCCCGCACGGTCGCCCCGTGGTCGTCCAGCTGGACGAGTCCGAGCTCGAGGATCGGTTCGAACGCGACTATCCGGGCCACGGCGGCTAG
- a CDS encoding sodium-dependent transporter yields MAESDTKTARAEWGTRFGFLMAMMGAMVGAGNIWRFPYVMGNNGGGAFVVAYLSILFVLAVPGLMAEVALGRYAQKGVVGAFRDVVGSGGLVGLGVIVLLVNIALMSYYSPVIAWTLYYAAHSLAFTFTGAGFEAEPFMNALFDNAALMIGLHTVVMGSIAAILVLGIRRGVERVVIYAVPGLVLTLAIMAIRGLTLPGAAEGVAFAFDVDWTFLTRSSTWITALGQALFSTGLGWGIALTVGSYLREYDDVPLGGGVFTGIAESSVGILAALAIFPIVFAVGGEPDAGAGLAFVSLVQVFPEIPLGGFVAILFFVGFFLASFTSGLLITEVSVTTVAEELRFSRTQTVLGVCGVIWLLGLPSAASADTLDYLDFVFGNWGLPLATLSIILTIGWILGPERLRVLAVNRNSGIYIGRWWNPVVKYVIPAVMIFIVAYFAWEERGSPEMIGGMIVLVTFPVLSYLLMWYVEGRNGSKPEPGVTGGAE; encoded by the coding sequence ATGGCCGAGTCAGACACGAAGACCGCTCGCGCCGAGTGGGGGACCCGCTTCGGGTTCCTGATGGCGATGATGGGCGCGATGGTCGGCGCGGGCAACATCTGGCGCTTCCCGTACGTGATGGGTAACAACGGCGGCGGCGCGTTCGTCGTCGCCTACCTCTCGATCCTGTTCGTCCTCGCCGTCCCGGGACTGATGGCCGAGGTCGCCCTGGGCCGGTACGCGCAGAAGGGCGTCGTCGGCGCCTTTCGCGACGTCGTCGGGTCGGGCGGCCTCGTCGGCCTCGGCGTGATCGTCCTGCTCGTGAACATCGCGCTGATGTCGTACTACTCGCCGGTGATCGCGTGGACGCTGTACTACGCGGCCCACTCGCTGGCCTTCACGTTCACGGGCGCCGGCTTCGAGGCCGAACCGTTCATGAACGCGCTGTTCGACAACGCCGCCCTCATGATCGGACTGCACACCGTCGTGATGGGGTCGATCGCGGCGATCCTCGTCCTCGGCATTCGCCGCGGCGTCGAGCGCGTCGTCATCTACGCCGTGCCGGGGCTCGTCCTCACGCTGGCGATCATGGCGATCCGGGGGCTCACCCTTCCCGGCGCGGCCGAGGGGGTCGCCTTCGCCTTCGACGTCGACTGGACGTTCCTCACGCGCAGCAGCACCTGGATCACCGCGCTCGGCCAGGCGCTGTTCTCGACGGGACTGGGGTGGGGCATCGCGCTGACGGTCGGGAGCTACCTCCGCGAGTACGACGACGTCCCGCTGGGCGGCGGGGTGTTCACCGGAATCGCGGAGTCGAGCGTCGGCATCCTCGCCGCGCTGGCGATCTTCCCGATCGTCTTCGCCGTCGGCGGCGAGCCGGACGCCGGCGCCGGACTCGCATTCGTCTCGCTGGTGCAGGTGTTCCCGGAGATCCCCCTCGGCGGGTTCGTCGCCATCCTCTTCTTCGTCGGCTTCTTCCTGGCCTCGTTCACCTCCGGGCTGTTGATCACCGAGGTGAGCGTGACGACGGTCGCCGAGGAGCTGCGGTTCAGCCGGACCCAGACGGTCCTCGGGGTCTGCGGCGTCATCTGGCTGCTCGGACTCCCGAGCGCGGCCTCCGCGGACACGCTCGACTACCTGGACTTCGTCTTCGGCAACTGGGGGCTGCCGCTGGCGACGCTCTCGATCATCCTCACCATCGGCTGGATCCTCGGGCCGGAACGGCTCCGCGTCCTCGCTGTCAACCGCAACTCCGGGATCTACATCGGTCGCTGGTGGAACCCGGTCGTCAAGTACGTCATCCCCGCGGTGATGATCTTCATCGTCGCCTACTTCGCCTGGGAGGAGCGCGGCTCGCCCGAGATGATCGGCGGCATGATCGTCCTCGTCACGTTCCCGGTTCTCAGTTACCTCCTCATGTGGTACGTCGAGGGGCGAAACGGCTCGAAACCGGAGCCCGGCGTCACCGGAGGTGCGGAGTGA
- a CDS encoding NAD(P)/FAD-dependent oxidoreductase yields the protein MGTATAFFLARETDRDVTLLERDRLAAGSTGDSSAILRHHYGDQAIYTDMAWWSHEFYRSFDDETGASILHEDAPLVRFADAGTPGGEYATAGYDVLDARDIPVSRHEGDALRERYPMYEGADAFDFAVSDDAAGYSDGSDAALGFARGATDLGAGIHTGVSVESIETTDADPTAGRDPGRVAAVETDAGRIACDQVVVAAGPWTPELAATVGVDIPITPVREQIILLDPPAEYAADYPELTPTMSLPGGEWYVRPDVGGGILVATHRHAEEADPDDYENTPDEETVLELVDAMTEHVPGLADAGIKGSYCGVYSTTPDHDFVIDEAGPEGCYWCCGFSGHGFKHGPAVGKLAAALVRGESPTLGETRIDVEYFSLDRFADDPAGNGRPDDYL from the coding sequence ATGGGAACGGCGACCGCGTTCTTCCTCGCCCGCGAGACCGATCGCGACGTCACGCTGCTCGAACGCGATCGCCTCGCGGCGGGCTCGACCGGCGACTCCTCGGCCATCCTGCGTCACCACTACGGCGACCAGGCGATCTACACGGACATGGCCTGGTGGAGCCACGAGTTCTACCGCTCGTTCGACGACGAGACGGGCGCCTCGATCCTCCACGAGGACGCCCCGCTCGTCCGCTTCGCAGACGCGGGAACGCCCGGCGGCGAGTACGCGACGGCGGGCTACGACGTCCTCGACGCCCGCGACATCCCCGTTTCGAGACACGAAGGCGACGCCCTCCGGGAGCGATACCCCATGTACGAGGGCGCGGACGCGTTCGACTTCGCCGTCAGCGATGACGCGGCGGGCTACTCGGACGGCTCCGACGCCGCGCTGGGCTTCGCCCGCGGCGCGACCGATCTGGGCGCGGGGATCCACACCGGCGTTTCCGTCGAGTCGATCGAGACGACCGACGCCGATCCCACCGCGGGAAGGGATCCCGGCCGCGTCGCCGCCGTCGAGACTGATGCCGGGCGGATTGCGTGCGATCAGGTCGTCGTCGCGGCGGGACCGTGGACGCCCGAACTCGCCGCGACCGTCGGCGTCGACATCCCGATCACGCCCGTCAGAGAACAGATCATCTTGCTCGACCCGCCCGCCGAGTACGCCGCGGACTATCCGGAATTGACACCGACGATGAGCCTCCCCGGCGGCGAGTGGTACGTCCGACCGGACGTCGGCGGCGGGATCCTCGTCGCCACGCACCGCCACGCCGAGGAGGCGGACCCCGACGACTACGAGAATACGCCCGACGAGGAGACGGTTCTCGAACTCGTCGACGCGATGACCGAGCACGTTCCGGGCCTGGCCGATGCGGGCATCAAAGGATCTTACTGCGGGGTCTACTCGACGACGCCGGACCACGATTTCGTCATCGACGAGGCGGGCCCCGAGGGCTGTTACTGGTGCTGTGGCTTCTCCGGACACGGATTCAAACACGGCCCCGCCGTGGGGAAGCTCGCGGCGGCGCTCGTGCGGGGCGAGTCGCCGACCCTCGGCGAGACCCGGATCGACGTCGAGTACTTCTCGCTCGATCGGTTCGCGGACGACCCGGCCGGCAACGGCCGCCCGGACGATTACCTCTGA
- the rtcA gene encoding RNA 3'-terminal phosphate cyclase, with protein MLELDGADAGGQFLRSALTLAALDGRAVRIENVRGDRSMPGVRPQHLAVVETMASICDATVSGAETGSETVQFDPDPSEEDDAPSATIPGGHYAVDIGTAGSTTLLFDAISPLATRLEEPLTVTATGGTDVKWSPPLDYLRRVKLPLLRRAGLQAVVEVDRRGFYPAGGGRATLRLAPSTMTPLDLVDRGPLQAVRLYSTESASLADRDVADRQIEGFLDRLGPVELGGDDARPGSDDQRGALAERVVTTAASDSPGSAVVARLDYENAICGASALGERGTPAERVGANAAEAAERSLDHASPVDAHLGDQLVVWLAVAGGRVSIPSRTDHVETSLSLVSDVGYEVTAKPAPATDAAGTVLESSLPDA; from the coding sequence ATGCTCGAACTCGACGGCGCCGACGCGGGCGGGCAGTTCCTCCGCTCGGCGCTGACGCTGGCCGCACTCGACGGCCGGGCGGTTCGGATCGAGAACGTCCGCGGCGATCGCTCGATGCCGGGCGTGCGCCCCCAGCACCTGGCCGTCGTCGAGACGATGGCGTCGATCTGCGACGCGACGGTCTCGGGTGCCGAGACGGGCAGCGAGACGGTGCAGTTCGATCCAGATCCGTCCGAGGAAGACGACGCGCCGTCGGCCACCATCCCCGGCGGCCACTACGCGGTCGACATCGGGACGGCCGGGAGCACGACGTTACTCTTCGACGCGATCTCGCCGCTGGCGACGCGCCTCGAGGAGCCGCTCACCGTGACGGCAACCGGCGGGACGGACGTCAAGTGGTCGCCGCCGCTGGACTACCTGCGCCGCGTCAAACTGCCGCTGCTGCGACGCGCCGGGCTGCAGGCCGTCGTCGAGGTCGATCGGCGCGGGTTCTACCCCGCCGGCGGCGGTCGGGCCACCCTCCGCCTCGCGCCGTCGACGATGACGCCGCTCGACCTCGTGGATCGCGGACCGCTCCAGGCCGTACGGCTGTACTCCACGGAATCCGCCTCGCTCGCCGATCGCGACGTGGCCGACAGACAGATCGAGGGCTTTCTCGACCGGCTCGGCCCGGTCGAACTGGGCGGGGACGACGCACGCCCCGGCTCGGACGACCAGCGGGGCGCACTCGCCGAACGCGTCGTGACGACGGCGGCGAGCGACTCGCCCGGCTCGGCCGTCGTCGCGCGCCTCGACTACGAGAACGCGATCTGCGGCGCCAGCGCGCTCGGGGAGCGCGGGACGCCCGCCGAGCGGGTCGGCGCGAACGCCGCCGAGGCGGCGGAGCGAAGCCTCGATCACGCGTCCCCCGTCGACGCGCACCTCGGGGACCAGCTGGTGGTCTGGCTGGCCGTCGCCGGCGGACGCGTCAGCATCCCGTCACGGACGGACCACGTCGAGACCAGCCTGTCGCTGGTATCGGACGTCGGCTACGAAGTGACGGCGAAACCGGCTCCGGCGACCGACGCGGCCGGGACGGTCCTCGAATCGTCTCTGCCGGATGCCTGA
- the kdgK1 gene encoding bifunctional 2-dehydro-3-deoxygluconokinase/2-dehydro-3-deoxygalactonokinase: MSDLVAFGETMLRLSPPGTERLETASSLDIHVGGSESNVAVAADRLGAVTTWLSKLPRTPLGRRIVGDLHQCGIETDVTWSRDGRVGTYYVETAGKPRGSKIHYDRSDSAITSASADELPLDRVRDGRLFFTSGITPALSPTLRETTKQLLQTARSAGTRTAFDVNYREKLWSPKEAQDVLTGLFPGVDVLIIAARDAKTVFGFEGDHRQLAHKLASQFDFTTVVVTRGEQGALAWHDSVVHDQDAFETDASEPVGAGDAFAGAFLARRLTGDDVPRALEFAAATAALKRTIPGDVARVTMDEVEAVVAANGTSRISR, from the coding sequence ATGAGCGACCTCGTCGCCTTCGGCGAGACGATGCTTCGCCTCTCGCCGCCGGGAACGGAACGGCTCGAAACGGCCTCGTCGCTGGACATCCACGTCGGCGGCTCCGAGAGCAACGTCGCCGTCGCCGCCGATCGACTCGGCGCCGTCACGACCTGGCTGTCGAAGCTGCCGCGAACGCCGCTCGGCCGGCGTATCGTCGGCGACCTCCACCAGTGCGGCATCGAGACCGACGTGACCTGGAGTCGCGACGGGCGCGTCGGGACCTACTACGTCGAGACCGCGGGCAAACCGCGGGGTTCGAAGATCCACTACGACCGGTCGGACAGCGCGATCACGAGCGCGAGCGCGGACGAACTCCCGCTCGATCGCGTGCGCGACGGCCGACTGTTCTTCACCTCGGGGATCACCCCGGCGCTGTCGCCGACGCTGCGCGAGACGACGAAGCAGCTGCTCCAGACCGCCCGCTCGGCTGGCACGCGGACGGCCTTCGACGTCAACTACCGCGAGAAGCTCTGGTCGCCCAAAGAGGCACAGGACGTCCTGACCGGCCTGTTCCCGGGCGTCGACGTCCTGATCATCGCCGCCCGCGACGCGAAGACCGTCTTCGGGTTCGAAGGCGATCACCGCCAGCTCGCGCACAAGCTCGCCTCGCAGTTCGACTTCACGACCGTCGTCGTCACCCGCGGCGAGCAGGGCGCCCTCGCCTGGCACGACAGCGTCGTCCACGACCAGGACGCCTTCGAGACGGACGCGAGCGAACCCGTCGGCGCCGGCGACGCGTTCGCCGGCGCCTTCCTCGCCCGCCGGTTGACCGGCGACGACGTTCCCCGCGCCCTCGAGTTCGCCGCGGCGACGGCCGCCCTCAAGCGGACGATTCCGGGCGACGTCGCGCGCGTCACGATGGACGAGGTCGAGGCCGTCGTCGCGGCGAACGGAACCAGTCGCATCTCGCGGTAA
- a CDS encoding GNAT family N-acetyltransferase — MGGTVRDARPDDAATIQHVARESWHAAYDDIVGAETVDRTIDRWYALDSLADDIADAAGRADATFLVCERADSAADSDSARSDGVDNERFGANRGESTGAESAVVGFAHAGPHPNLEATAKLSRIYARPGVWGDGVGSRLLERVERDLREHFETLWLEVLADNDVGVSFYEATEFERVGEQESVLGDDAVWEYLYEKGL; from the coding sequence ATGGGCGGGACCGTCCGCGACGCTCGGCCGGATGACGCGGCGACGATCCAGCACGTCGCCCGCGAGAGCTGGCACGCGGCCTACGACGATATCGTCGGCGCCGAAACGGTCGATCGGACGATCGATCGGTGGTACGCGCTCGACTCGCTCGCCGACGACATCGCGGACGCCGCCGGTCGCGCCGACGCGACGTTCCTCGTCTGCGAGCGGGCGGATTCGGCGGCCGATAGCGACTCCGCGCGATCCGATGGGGTCGATAACGAGCGATTCGGCGCGAACCGCGGCGAGTCGACCGGCGCCGAGTCGGCCGTCGTCGGCTTCGCGCACGCCGGTCCCCATCCGAACCTGGAGGCGACGGCGAAGCTCTCGCGGATCTACGCGCGACCGGGCGTCTGGGGCGACGGCGTCGGGAGCCGCCTGCTCGAACGAGTCGAGCGCGACCTCCGCGAGCACTTCGAGACGCTGTGGCTCGAGGTACTCGCCGACAACGACGTCGGCGTCTCCTTCTACGAGGCGACCGAATTCGAGCGGGTGGGCGAGCAGGAGAGCGTGCTCGGCGACGACGCGGTGTGGGAGTACCTGTACGAGAAGGGGTTGTAG
- a CDS encoding AbrB/MazE/SpoVT family DNA-binding domain-containing protein yields the protein MAETTRVSQKGQATIPQSLREKFDIEPGDQVVWKETDDGIVLKKREPSSGRGMLVPDDATPEEREAVAETLAEEIRDRRDGEWTE from the coding sequence ATGGCCGAGACGACTCGCGTCAGTCAGAAGGGGCAGGCGACGATACCCCAGTCACTCCGTGAGAAGTTCGATATCGAGCCCGGCGATCAGGTCGTCTGGAAGGAAACGGACGACGGGATCGTACTGAAAAAGCGGGAACCCTCGAGCGGTCGTGGAATGCTCGTTCCCGACGACGCAACGCCGGAGGAACGCGAAGCAGTAGCCGAGACCCTTGCCGAGGAGATCCGGGACCGACGCGACGGTGAGTGGACCGAATGA
- a CDS encoding type II toxin-antitoxin system VapC family toxin has protein sequence MSRYTVDAVAFIRYLVDSLPPNVDEIFRRAEAGDATLYLPTIAAIESLYRIHKRDEIAGVPIGADATTIVDQLETNLPLTVVDHGSDELPVLAPRVPELSIHDAMIVSTHERLETDAILSSDAIIADNATVRWE, from the coding sequence ATGAGTCGGTACACCGTCGATGCGGTCGCGTTTATCCGGTATCTCGTCGACAGTCTTCCGCCGAATGTTGACGAGATTTTTCGTCGAGCGGAAGCCGGCGACGCCACGCTCTATCTGCCGACGATCGCCGCGATCGAATCGCTGTATCGCATTCACAAACGCGACGAAATCGCGGGGGTCCCGATCGGAGCCGATGCCACAACGATCGTCGACCAGCTCGAGACTAATCTCCCACTCACCGTCGTCGATCACGGGAGTGACGAACTGCCGGTACTGGCCCCGCGGGTCCCGGAATTGTCGATTCACGACGCGATGATCGTTTCCACTCACGAACGACTCGAGACGGACGCCATTCTTTCGAGTGACGCGATTATCGCCGACAACGCGACCGTTCGGTGGGAGTGA